One Flavobacterium sp. 90 DNA segment encodes these proteins:
- a CDS encoding TetR/AcrR family transcriptional regulator yields the protein MASKDRILRQKEETRSNILEAAYAIVKEEGWQGLSMRKIADKIEYTAPIIYEYFSNKDAILNELTGKGFLKLSKELQQARDKFEKPEDQLEAMWMAYWDFAFTDTEMYQVMFGVQMNCCSERCSAAEAPYKLFTAVIGEIMKNSNPSEDIIKQKYFTFFSVIHGLIAINIINKSDIMATINAQILKDAISGIIKSIQ from the coding sequence ATGGCAAGTAAAGATCGAATTTTAAGACAAAAAGAAGAGACAAGAAGTAACATTCTTGAGGCTGCTTATGCTATCGTAAAAGAAGAAGGATGGCAAGGTCTGAGCATGAGAAAAATTGCTGACAAAATTGAATATACGGCTCCTATTATTTATGAATACTTTTCGAATAAGGACGCAATTTTAAATGAACTAACCGGAAAAGGTTTTCTTAAGCTGTCGAAAGAACTTCAGCAAGCCCGAGATAAATTTGAAAAACCAGAAGATCAATTAGAAGCTATGTGGATGGCTTATTGGGATTTTGCTTTTACAGATACCGAAATGTATCAGGTGATGTTTGGTGTTCAAATGAACTGCTGTTCTGAGAGATGTTCTGCTGCAGAAGCCCCTTATAAACTGTTTACTGCAGTTATTGGTGAAATAATGAAAAACAGTAATCCAAGCGAAGATATTATTAAACAAAAGTATTTTACTTTCTTCTCTGTAATTCATGGTTTAATAGCGATCAATATCATTAACAAAAGTGATATTATGGCAACTATAAATGCTCAAATCTTAAAAGATGCCATTAGTGGTATAATAAAATCAATACAATAA
- a CDS encoding type II toxin-antitoxin system RelE/ParE family toxin translates to MNYKIIVSPIALKNIEETIEYYISKATKKVALDFLNDYKSIYKTLRVNPFYQFHDNNYRFLPFKKFPYIAFFIVDELSKTVFLNAIFHTSQHPEKYPAK, encoded by the coding sequence ATGAATTATAAAATTATTGTTTCTCCAATTGCATTAAAAAATATTGAAGAAACTATTGAATATTATATTTCAAAAGCAACTAAAAAAGTAGCGCTAGACTTTCTTAATGACTATAAAAGTATTTATAAGACTTTAAGGGTAAATCCTTTCTATCAATTTCACGACAATAATTATCGGTTTTTACCTTTTAAAAAATTTCCATATATAGCTTTTTTCATTGTTGATGAATTATCAAAAACTGTTTTTCTAAACGCAATTTTTCATACTTCTCAACATCCTGAAAAATATCCCGCAAAATAA
- a CDS encoding DUF2683 family protein, which yields MQAINITAYTEDPSQIEAVKAFMKALKIKFEIANVKSYELSTEQQEILNSQIDSDKSLYTDAESIYTDLKKKYEL from the coding sequence ATGCAGGCAATTAACATCACAGCGTATACCGAAGATCCTTCTCAAATAGAAGCTGTAAAAGCTTTTATGAAAGCGCTAAAGATAAAATTTGAAATAGCGAATGTAAAATCGTATGAATTATCCACTGAACAACAGGAAATTTTAAATAGTCAAATTGATTCAGACAAAAGTTTATACACAGATGCTGAATCAATATATACTGATTTAAAAAAGAAATATGAATTATAA
- a CDS encoding 2-dehydropantoate 2-reductase produces MNSDTIKIGILGIGGIGGFVGAPLAKKYKKTSTKIIFICRGETKKAIQNDGLLFESKGSTETIFPDLVSDNPKEIGILNVLILTCKSYSISNILETYKDCINEETIIITLQNVVNAREIIPKTLPEVGQIMEGCIYVASNVKKPGHIQHLGGPGKIFVGGKENKALIDLLIAGGLDITYVASINEILWKKYLFVAPVAAITSAYKVTFGQLLEDQNLMQILENMMIEIQSLAAKDNIILTNEDIQTSKDLLTKFPFESKSSLQLDFENHNQTEKQFLVDYVIENAKEYGIETPYYNDVNEKINTLYGVS; encoded by the coding sequence ATGAACTCAGATACAATAAAAATAGGAATTCTTGGAATTGGTGGAATCGGCGGATTTGTTGGCGCACCTTTAGCTAAGAAGTATAAAAAGACGTCAACAAAAATTATATTTATATGCCGTGGCGAAACTAAAAAAGCGATTCAAAATGATGGTTTATTATTTGAATCTAAAGGTTCAACAGAAACTATATTTCCGGATTTGGTATCGGATAATCCAAAGGAAATTGGCATTTTGAATGTATTGATTCTAACTTGTAAATCATATTCTATTAGCAACATACTAGAAACCTATAAAGATTGCATAAATGAAGAAACAATTATAATCACTTTGCAAAATGTGGTTAATGCCAGAGAAATAATTCCAAAAACTTTACCTGAAGTTGGTCAGATTATGGAAGGCTGTATTTATGTAGCTTCGAATGTTAAGAAACCGGGACATATACAACATCTTGGCGGACCTGGGAAAATTTTCGTTGGTGGAAAAGAAAACAAAGCTTTAATAGATTTATTAATTGCCGGAGGTTTAGACATTACATATGTTGCCAGTATCAACGAAATATTATGGAAGAAATATTTGTTTGTTGCGCCAGTTGCAGCAATAACATCTGCTTATAAAGTCACATTTGGTCAACTTCTTGAAGATCAAAATCTAATGCAAATTTTGGAAAATATGATGATTGAGATTCAGTCGCTTGCCGCTAAAGACAATATCATTTTGACTAATGAAGATATTCAAACTTCTAAAGATCTATTGACTAAATTTCCGTTTGAATCTAAATCGTCTCTTCAATTGGATTTTGAAAATCACAATCAAACTGAGAAACAATTTTTAGTGGATTATGTGATTGAAAATGCCAAAGAATACGGAATTGAAACTCCATATTATAATGATGTGAATGAAAAAATAAATACTCTTTATGGGGTTTCTTAA
- a CDS encoding helix-turn-helix domain-containing protein yields MKDTFFIYKDFEIYSVEELTWKKEVHRHNFFELLYIEYGTGNHILNSIPHNYQKHDIYLLTPKDYHSFKTLEPTKFHCLRFLPNFFSNKKEIEEIEKLFYYHNQTNGNLIFLEEDKTFCEIVILKILDEVAQPKGQNEIIIKSLMMSLIQIIRRSATINESNLEFQTTEVLKIDTILSYIRSNIANPHLLKKKEMANHFNVSINYIGEYFKTHLNITLRDYIEQTKLKVVTEKLSKSNLTFSEISNDLGFIDSSHFNKFIMRSTGTSPSEFKKSLTIS; encoded by the coding sequence ATGAAAGACACCTTTTTTATATACAAAGATTTCGAAATTTATTCGGTCGAAGAACTTACCTGGAAAAAGGAAGTACATCGCCATAATTTTTTCGAACTATTATATATAGAGTACGGAACCGGAAATCATATCCTGAATTCGATTCCTCATAATTATCAAAAGCATGATATTTATTTGCTTACGCCAAAGGATTATCATTCTTTTAAAACGCTGGAACCAACAAAGTTTCATTGCTTGCGTTTTTTACCTAATTTCTTTTCGAATAAAAAAGAAATTGAAGAAATCGAGAAGTTGTTTTATTATCACAATCAAACCAATGGAAATCTAATTTTTCTCGAAGAAGATAAAACGTTTTGCGAAATCGTTATTCTAAAAATTTTGGATGAAGTAGCCCAACCAAAAGGTCAAAACGAAATCATAATAAAGAGTTTGATGATGTCATTAATTCAAATAATTCGAAGAAGTGCCACCATAAACGAAAGCAATTTAGAGTTTCAAACCACCGAAGTTTTAAAGATTGATACTATTTTAAGTTACATCAGATCGAATATTGCGAATCCGCATTTGCTGAAGAAAAAAGAAATGGCGAATCATTTTAATGTTTCGATTAATTACATTGGCGAATATTTTAAAACTCATTTAAACATTACTTTAAGAGATTATATCGAACAAACAAAACTTAAAGTTGTAACAGAAAAACTGAGCAAAAGCAATCTGACTTTTTCAGAAATCAGCAATGATTTAGGATTTATTGATAGCAGTCATTTTAATAAATTCATTATGCGAAGCACGGGAACATCACCATCAGAATTTAAAAAATCTCTAACAATTTCTTAA
- a CDS encoding GNAT family N-acetyltransferase, with protein sequence MENNTHQNTSENTIKIEKVENQNLIETAFAIRRQVFVEEQNVSPERESMDDDEAIHYLATVNGEPAGAARYRKMEKGAKIERIAVLNTFRGKRIGEAILLKILDDLKNEDKVYLYAQVNASQFYIKNGFRQTDNYFLDAGIEHVEMHFIK encoded by the coding sequence ATGGAAAATAATACACATCAAAACACTTCAGAAAATACAATTAAGATTGAAAAAGTTGAAAATCAAAATCTAATTGAAACTGCATTTGCCATTAGAAGACAAGTTTTTGTAGAAGAACAAAATGTGTCGCCAGAACGCGAATCTATGGATGATGATGAAGCAATTCATTATTTGGCAACAGTAAACGGAGAACCAGCCGGAGCCGCACGATACCGAAAAATGGAAAAAGGCGCGAAAATTGAAAGAATTGCAGTTCTAAATACCTTTCGTGGAAAACGAATTGGTGAAGCAATTTTATTAAAAATATTAGACGATCTAAAAAACGAAGACAAAGTATATCTATATGCTCAGGTAAATGCAAGTCAGTTTTATATCAAAAACGGATTCAGACAAACCGATAATTATTTTCTGGATGCCGGAATTGAACACGTTGAAATGCATTTTATAAAATAA
- a CDS encoding CusA/CzcA family heavy metal efflux RND transporter, with translation MKKFVQGLVAFSLKNSLIVFFLTAILLVAGIVSYIHTPIEAFPDVTNTRARIITQWPGRSAEEVEKFITLPISKQMNTIPKKAEVRSISLFGLSVVTVLFDDDVEDFYAQQYASNRLNGLDLPEGADVDIEPPSGATGEIFRYVIKSNLPIKEIKAIQDWVIERELIAVPGVADVVSFGGEEKIFEIKINPTQLENYNLSALDVYEAVSKSNVNVGGDVIQRGDQAYVVRGVGLINKVEDIGNILIETKGSSPILVKHVAEVSISAKPRLGQVGLDGDDDVVEGIVVMLRGENPGEVIKRLKDRLAELNERVLPDNVKIIPFIDRTKLVDTTVKTVTKNLVEGILLVSLIVFIFLYNWRTSLIVASVIPLSFLFAIVMLRIQGLPANLISMGALDFGLLLEGTLVIVEQVFVSLEKKAHKVGMERFNSMSKMGLIKKSVGSVATYIFFALIILIVALMPIFSFTKVEGKMFSPLAFTLSYALLGSLILSLTYVPAMCKVMLTKNIVEKENMISRFFRENLYKLFQWSTRHRKTTIYAFLGLLAICCAKFAFYGSEFIPKLNEGAIYVRATLPNSINLDEAVRLTKEMKGKIRKFEEVKFVLTQTGRPNDGTDPTGFFNIELHIELKHQDEWKRDISKEELIAEIKKELDVYPGIGFGFSQPIQDNVEEYVAGVKSPLVIKIFGNDLFQLEEMAAKVAKSIKDVKGIEDINVYKNIGLPELRIQLDDEKMARYAITTADAQAVIRMTIGGQAATKFYDDEKIFDITLRFEKEYRDSKEKIEDILIPTMNGKKVPLKEIATVEYKTGPTFIYREGNSRYIAVGFSIEGRDLGSTIDEAQKKVADEVKLPKENKMKWAGEFESKERASKQLAMIVPVVLVLILCLLYFNFGNFKDTLVAISAMPYAFIGGFLSLWVTGTVFGISAGIGFIILFGVSAIDSIVLIGMIRENMRAGMHLKDAISNGIYSRIRPIVMIALMGSLGLLPAALSTGMGSEVQKPLAIMIVGGLITCMFLSLTVLPQVFYLVYRKKDTDHIDSQS, from the coding sequence ATGAAAAAATTTGTACAAGGTCTGGTTGCTTTCTCGCTAAAAAACTCCCTTATAGTTTTTTTCCTGACAGCCATACTACTAGTCGCCGGAATAGTTAGCTATATCCACACGCCTATCGAAGCGTTTCCCGATGTAACGAATACAAGGGCAAGAATCATTACACAATGGCCCGGAAGAAGTGCCGAGGAAGTAGAGAAATTCATCACGCTTCCGATTTCGAAACAAATGAACACGATTCCTAAAAAAGCAGAAGTACGTTCTATTTCGCTTTTTGGATTATCGGTTGTAACGGTATTATTTGATGATGATGTCGAAGATTTTTACGCACAGCAATATGCTTCAAATCGCCTTAACGGATTAGATCTTCCTGAAGGTGCAGATGTTGATATTGAACCGCCATCCGGAGCAACGGGAGAAATATTTAGATATGTTATCAAAAGTAATTTACCAATTAAAGAAATCAAAGCGATTCAGGATTGGGTAATCGAAAGAGAACTAATCGCTGTTCCCGGAGTTGCCGATGTCGTTAGTTTTGGTGGTGAAGAAAAAATCTTCGAAATCAAAATTAATCCAACACAATTAGAAAATTATAATTTATCGGCACTTGATGTTTACGAAGCCGTTTCTAAAAGCAATGTAAATGTTGGTGGAGATGTGATTCAGCGTGGTGATCAGGCTTATGTGGTTCGTGGAGTTGGTTTGATCAATAAAGTAGAAGATATTGGAAATATTTTGATCGAAACCAAAGGTTCATCTCCAATATTAGTAAAACACGTTGCCGAAGTTTCAATATCGGCAAAGCCAAGATTAGGACAAGTAGGTTTAGATGGTGATGACGATGTTGTAGAAGGTATTGTAGTGATGTTGCGTGGAGAAAACCCAGGTGAAGTTATTAAAAGACTTAAAGATCGTTTAGCCGAACTTAACGAAAGAGTTTTACCGGATAATGTAAAAATAATTCCGTTTATTGACCGTACAAAATTGGTAGATACAACCGTAAAAACAGTTACTAAAAACCTTGTCGAAGGGATTTTATTAGTATCGTTAATCGTATTTATTTTCCTTTATAACTGGAGAACTTCGTTGATTGTAGCTTCTGTGATTCCACTTTCGTTTTTGTTTGCGATTGTAATGTTGAGAATTCAGGGATTACCAGCAAACTTAATTTCTATGGGAGCGCTGGATTTTGGATTACTCCTCGAAGGAACATTGGTTATCGTCGAACAAGTCTTTGTATCGCTCGAGAAAAAAGCGCATAAAGTAGGAATGGAACGCTTTAATAGTATGAGTAAAATGGGACTTATCAAGAAAAGTGTTGGTAGTGTTGCTACTTATATTTTCTTTGCCCTGATTATTTTGATTGTAGCATTGATGCCTATTTTCTCTTTCACTAAAGTGGAAGGAAAAATGTTCTCTCCCCTAGCCTTTACCTTAAGTTATGCGTTATTAGGATCGTTGATTCTATCACTGACTTATGTTCCGGCAATGTGTAAAGTCATGCTGACGAAAAACATTGTGGAGAAAGAAAATATGATTTCGCGTTTCTTTAGAGAAAACTTATATAAACTGTTTCAATGGAGTACTAGACATCGCAAAACCACAATATATGCTTTCTTAGGTTTACTTGCCATTTGTTGCGCTAAGTTCGCTTTTTATGGTTCAGAATTTATTCCGAAATTGAATGAAGGAGCGATTTATGTAAGAGCCACTTTGCCTAATAGTATCAATCTGGATGAAGCGGTAAGACTTACAAAAGAAATGAAAGGCAAAATAAGAAAATTTGAAGAAGTAAAATTTGTCCTGACACAAACCGGACGACCAAATGACGGAACAGATCCAACCGGATTTTTTAATATCGAATTACACATCGAATTAAAACATCAGGACGAGTGGAAACGTGATATTAGCAAAGAAGAACTGATTGCCGAAATCAAGAAAGAACTAGATGTATATCCCGGAATTGGTTTTGGATTTAGTCAACCAATTCAGGATAACGTTGAGGAATATGTAGCCGGAGTAAAAAGTCCGTTAGTAATAAAGATTTTCGGAAATGATCTTTTTCAATTGGAAGAAATGGCGGCAAAAGTGGCTAAATCGATCAAAGATGTAAAAGGAATTGAAGATATTAACGTCTATAAAAATATCGGTTTACCTGAATTAAGAATTCAGCTTGACGACGAAAAAATGGCGCGTTATGCCATTACAACGGCAGATGCTCAAGCCGTAATTAGAATGACAATTGGAGGACAAGCGGCGACTAAATTCTATGACGACGAAAAGATCTTTGATATCACCTTGCGTTTCGAAAAAGAATATCGTGACTCAAAAGAAAAAATCGAAGACATCCTGATTCCGACTATGAATGGAAAAAAAGTTCCATTAAAAGAAATTGCGACTGTAGAATATAAAACTGGACCAACATTTATTTATCGTGAAGGAAACAGCAGATATATTGCCGTAGGTTTTAGTATTGAAGGACGAGATCTGGGAAGTACAATTGATGAAGCTCAGAAAAAAGTAGCCGATGAAGTAAAACTTCCTAAAGAAAATAAAATGAAATGGGCAGGAGAATTTGAAAGCAAAGAAAGAGCTTCTAAGCAATTAGCAATGATTGTTCCAGTTGTTTTAGTATTGATTTTATGCTTGTTATATTTCAACTTTGGAAATTTCAAAGATACTTTAGTTGCGATTAGTGCAATGCCTTATGCTTTTATTGGAGGATTCCTGTCACTTTGGGTAACTGGAACCGTATTTGGAATCTCAGCGGGAATTGGTTTTATCATTCTGTTTGGAGTCAGTGCGATTGATAGTATTGTCCTCATCGGAATGATTAGAGAAAATATGCGAGCCGGAATGCATTTAAAAGATGCAATCTCAAACGGAATCTATAGCAGAATTCGTCCTATTGTAATGATTGCACTAATGGGATCTTTAGGATTATTACCAGCTGCGTTATCAACCGGAATGGGTTCTGAGGTTCAAAAACCATTAGCCATAATGATTGTTGGTGGATTGATAACCTGTATGTTTTTATCATTGACGGTATTACCTCAAGTATTCTACTTGGTTTATCGCAAAAAAGACACTGATCATATTGATTCACAATCTTAA
- a CDS encoding efflux RND transporter periplasmic adaptor subunit, with amino-acid sequence MKKLILLPILGLMLVYGCGKKEEIKDTKEEKFCIDKNLKEKITIEPVQKRAVTESINLTGNITYNGDHVVQFNSLVEGIITKTTFSLGDYVRKGQVLAEIKSTELNSMQSESKSFQSQIAVAQRNLQATKSMFDDGIASQKDLMQAQSELEVLKSSLENVKANLAMFSASSERSVFQIKAPTEGYIVAKNISPGMQITDSSEPLFTISDLKEIWVLVNVYTSNLKNVSENMLVDVTTPAYPGEVFKGKIKMMSKVFDAEEHVLKARIVMENTNLKLKPGMTADIIIDKSKGGEMLASVPAKAVIFDNNRDHILIYKDDCTIETREINPVIKNNNWVYFDKGVNEGEMVITKNQLLIHERLKN; translated from the coding sequence ATGAAGAAACTTATTTTACTCCCGATACTTGGGTTAATGCTCGTTTACGGATGTGGCAAAAAAGAAGAAATCAAAGATACAAAAGAGGAAAAATTTTGTATTGACAAAAACTTAAAAGAAAAAATTACGATCGAACCGGTACAAAAACGTGCAGTTACAGAATCTATAAACCTTACCGGAAATATAACTTATAACGGAGATCATGTAGTTCAGTTTAATAGTCTTGTTGAAGGGATTATTACCAAAACAACTTTCTCTTTGGGAGATTATGTGAGAAAAGGACAAGTTCTTGCCGAAATAAAAAGTACGGAATTAAACAGTATGCAATCTGAAAGCAAATCATTTCAATCTCAAATAGCAGTAGCACAACGTAATTTACAAGCTACAAAATCAATGTTTGATGACGGAATCGCTTCTCAAAAAGATCTAATGCAGGCACAAAGCGAATTAGAGGTTTTAAAATCTTCTCTTGAAAACGTAAAAGCAAATCTTGCTATGTTTAGCGCAAGCAGCGAAAGATCCGTTTTTCAGATAAAAGCACCAACTGAAGGATATATTGTAGCAAAAAACATTAGTCCCGGAATGCAGATTACAGATTCAAGCGAACCTCTTTTTACCATTTCTGATCTTAAGGAAATCTGGGTTTTGGTAAATGTATATACCAGTAATCTGAAAAATGTAAGTGAGAATATGTTGGTCGATGTAACAACTCCAGCTTATCCGGGAGAAGTTTTTAAAGGAAAAATAAAAATGATGTCCAAAGTTTTTGATGCTGAAGAACATGTTCTAAAAGCAAGAATTGTAATGGAAAACACAAACTTAAAACTAAAACCGGGAATGACTGCAGATATCATTATCGATAAAAGCAAAGGCGGCGAAATGTTAGCTTCTGTTCCTGCAAAAGCTGTCATTTTTGATAATAACCGTGACCATATTTTGATATACAAAGACGATTGTACGATCGAAACCAGAGAAATTAATCCTGTTATAAAAAATAATAACTGGGTTTATTTTGATAAAGGAGTTAATGAAGGTGAAATGGTGATTACTAAAAATCAACTGTTAATTCACGAACGATTAAAAAACTAA
- a CDS encoding TolC family protein, with translation MKRILLTLLVIVSHKSVAQNATINDTIVLSRTQAEALFLEKNISLISEKLNIDVADAQVIQAKLWPNPTLTIGEINLWHNATAQEVPALWGNFGKTTQVTAELEQLVQTAGKRKKLIAMEKVSADIAKEYFKTFLRNLKIEFRGNLTELQYTQAQEEIYKKQLSSMQTLLKAYANQVKQGNVGKGEYIRLKASELQFVKEITDLKKENNSLQKELKVLMNLPATSFIKLTDEGFVPDNKNIDNINLGNLMTSAVENRPDVKVIKLGNDYNDNKYKYEKAMRTPDVTLGISYDRGASTMNDFVGLGFALDLPFFNRNQGNIKAAKIAVDQGKLLTEEKTISVQAEVLQAYEDLIVTKKLYESVDANYEADLDKLLESYRKNFLQRNTSMLEYLDFVDAYLDNKSILLNSKKDLNKNLEELRYIAGQEIN, from the coding sequence TTGAAACGTATACTTTTAACCCTGCTCGTTATTGTATCGCACAAAAGTGTGGCGCAAAATGCTACAATAAACGATACAATTGTGCTTTCCCGAACACAAGCTGAGGCTTTGTTTTTGGAAAAGAACATTTCTCTTATTTCCGAAAAACTTAACATCGACGTTGCTGATGCACAAGTAATTCAGGCAAAATTATGGCCGAATCCGACACTTACAATTGGCGAAATCAATCTTTGGCACAACGCAACAGCTCAAGAAGTTCCTGCTTTGTGGGGCAACTTTGGTAAAACCACTCAGGTTACCGCAGAACTTGAACAACTTGTTCAGACTGCCGGAAAACGAAAAAAGCTGATTGCTATGGAAAAAGTTAGCGCCGATATCGCTAAAGAATATTTTAAAACTTTCTTGCGCAATCTAAAAATCGAATTTAGAGGTAATCTAACGGAACTTCAATATACCCAAGCACAGGAAGAGATTTATAAAAAACAACTTTCGTCGATGCAAACTTTATTGAAAGCTTATGCTAATCAAGTAAAACAAGGTAATGTTGGCAAAGGCGAATACATTAGACTTAAAGCATCTGAACTACAATTCGTAAAAGAAATTACCGATCTCAAAAAAGAAAACAATTCATTACAAAAAGAACTTAAGGTTTTAATGAATCTTCCTGCCACAAGCTTTATCAAACTTACAGATGAAGGTTTTGTTCCTGACAATAAAAATATCGACAATATCAATCTTGGAAATCTTATGACTTCGGCTGTCGAAAACCGACCTGATGTAAAAGTCATTAAACTAGGAAACGATTACAACGACAATAAATATAAATACGAAAAAGCAATGCGAACACCTGATGTAACACTTGGTATTAGTTACGATCGTGGTGCAAGTACAATGAATGATTTTGTGGGATTAGGTTTTGCTTTGGATCTTCCGTTTTTTAATCGAAATCAGGGAAATATAAAAGCTGCTAAAATAGCAGTCGACCAAGGTAAATTACTCACAGAAGAAAAAACAATAAGCGTACAAGCAGAAGTTTTGCAAGCTTATGAAGATTTAATTGTGACAAAAAAACTCTACGAAAGTGTCGATGCTAATTATGAAGCAGATTTAGATAAACTTCTGGAAAGCTATCGTAAAAATTTCCTGCAACGAAACACAAGTATGTTGGAATATCTTGATTTTGTTGATGCTTACTTAGACAACAAATCCATTCTATTAAACTCTAAAAAAGATCTTAATAAAAATCTTGAAGAACTGCGTTACATCGCTGGTCAGGAAATCAACTAA
- a CDS encoding HAMP domain-containing sensor histidine kinase, with the protein MKIRNRFTLISSFTFSIVFVIASIITYFSFYSYSEKIVYNELQKTCLLTGIFYLEKDELPQNQHLIIGQQFRENSLEIITRVYNKKNQIVYGDKEADQNIDAEKLDYIRKNRKLSFKSNHHFYFGSFYHDNQGDFVVFVKKNDVEFKTITNRLLIIMILVLISGLITIYIVSRVLSNLAYSPIKNIINQVNDIEASSLDRHIVSPNTKDDIQELIETYNNLFKRLSDTFIIQKNFINYVSHEFKTPLTAISGNLEVFAQKDRTSAEYKEMSEKVLENVYQIEDTMNTLMLLSGLKGNTELNEIFRVDELVWDINDQLPTVHKLKDAQIQIAIEIANDKLLSIKGNSNEIKIALYNIIENAVKYSNGNPIKISLLQENNQLKIVIEDHGTGISEDDLKFIRQTFYRGKNVNDIKGSGVGLSLANIIFKQNNIDFAITSKKGVGTTVILKFPSL; encoded by the coding sequence ATGAAAATACGTAATCGGTTTACATTAATATCCTCTTTCACTTTTAGCATTGTATTTGTCATTGCTTCAATCATCACGTACTTTTCATTCTACAGTTATTCTGAAAAAATTGTTTATAATGAACTTCAAAAAACGTGTTTGTTAACTGGGATTTTTTACCTTGAAAAAGACGAATTACCACAAAATCAACATTTGATAATTGGTCAGCAATTCCGTGAAAATTCACTCGAAATTATAACGCGCGTTTATAACAAAAAAAATCAGATTGTATATGGAGATAAAGAAGCAGATCAAAACATAGATGCAGAAAAACTAGATTACATTAGAAAAAATAGAAAACTAAGTTTTAAATCGAATCATCATTTTTACTTTGGAAGTTTTTATCATGATAATCAAGGTGATTTTGTCGTTTTTGTAAAGAAAAATGATGTCGAATTTAAAACCATTACCAACAGATTATTAATCATTATGATTCTGGTTTTAATTAGCGGATTAATCACAATTTATATTGTAAGTCGTGTGCTTTCGAATCTTGCTTATAGTCCAATCAAAAACATTATCAATCAGGTAAATGATATTGAAGCTTCGTCTCTTGATCGACATATTGTTTCGCCAAATACCAAAGATGATATTCAGGAATTGATAGAAACTTATAACAATTTGTTTAAGCGACTTTCGGACACATTTATCATTCAGAAGAATTTTATAAACTATGTTTCGCACGAATTCAAAACGCCTTTAACTGCAATATCCGGTAACCTCGAAGTATTTGCTCAGAAAGACAGAACGAGCGCAGAATACAAAGAAATGTCTGAAAAAGTATTAGAAAACGTGTATCAAATCGAAGATACAATGAACACGCTTATGCTACTTTCAGGATTAAAAGGCAATACAGAATTGAACGAAATTTTTAGAGTCGATGAACTCGTTTGGGATATCAACGATCAATTACCCACAGTTCATAAACTGAAAGATGCCCAAATACAAATTGCTATTGAAATTGCAAACGACAAACTACTTTCGATAAAAGGAAACAGCAACGAAATCAAAATTGCTTTGTACAATATTATAGAAAATGCCGTAAAATATTCAAACGGAAATCCTATAAAAATAAGTCTGTTACAAGAAAATAATCAGCTTAAAATTGTAATTGAAGACCACGGAACCGGTATTAGTGAAGACGACTTAAAATTCATCAGACAAACCTTTTACAGAGGTAAAAATGTTAATGATATAAAAGGAAGCGGCGTTGGACTTTCTTTGGCAAACATAATCTTCAAACAAAATAATATTGATTTTGCTATTACTTCAAAAAAAGGCGTGGGAACTACAGTAATACTGAAGTTTCCGTCACTCTAA